One stretch of Akkermansia sp. RCC_12PD DNA includes these proteins:
- a CDS encoding Coenzyme F420 hydrogenase/dehydrogenase, beta subunit C-terminal domain — protein MIDICPTTDCTGCSACFSICPRHAVTLIPDQEGFLHPQIDQNLCIDCDLCRKACPALQTPSRKDRLPEELFFAAYHRDENIRMASSSGGAFSALASWMLKQGGYVCAASYDDDFKGVHHVIIRSEEELPRLRTSKYTQSRTGTCFRDILRLLKQEEKVLFAGTPCQTAGLHLFLRKEYDNLLTVDIVCHGVPSPVIFTDYISYLEHRYKSPVKNYNFRDKKWSWYHFNTKAEFKNRKAIYLGTWEEDTFMRGFLRDYFLRESCYTCKYSKHERYADITLSDFWGYDATDGGFPNDDKGISMCMCNTVSGKNAFESAKSSLIWCTRPRKMSLTNGGFSPRLATLEERQAFLEEYRRIGFDRAVPKYMYPEPVPDDLRVLYFWGRGSRALKRSRKLLRLVRKIQRFFRGSKKQA, from the coding sequence ATGATCGACATTTGTCCCACCACTGACTGTACAGGATGTTCCGCATGCTTTTCCATCTGTCCCAGGCATGCTGTTACCCTGATCCCGGACCAGGAAGGATTTCTGCATCCTCAGATTGATCAAAACCTCTGCATTGATTGTGACCTGTGCCGAAAAGCCTGTCCGGCCCTGCAAACGCCGTCCCGTAAAGACAGGCTCCCGGAAGAACTGTTTTTTGCGGCCTATCACCGGGATGAAAACATACGCATGGCATCCTCCTCCGGAGGCGCCTTTTCCGCGCTGGCTTCATGGATGCTGAAACAGGGAGGATACGTTTGCGCCGCATCCTATGACGACGATTTCAAGGGAGTACACCACGTTATCATCCGCTCGGAGGAAGAGCTGCCCAGGCTGCGAACATCCAAATACACGCAAAGCAGAACCGGAACCTGCTTCCGGGACATCCTCCGGCTCCTGAAGCAGGAGGAAAAGGTCCTGTTTGCCGGAACGCCGTGCCAGACGGCGGGGCTGCATCTCTTTCTCAGAAAAGAATATGACAACCTGCTGACCGTGGACATCGTCTGTCACGGAGTTCCATCTCCCGTCATTTTTACGGACTACATCAGCTACCTTGAACACAGGTACAAGTCCCCGGTCAAAAATTACAATTTCCGTGACAAGAAATGGAGCTGGTACCATTTCAATACAAAAGCTGAATTCAAAAACCGCAAGGCCATTTATCTGGGTACATGGGAGGAGGACACGTTCATGCGCGGGTTCCTGAGGGACTATTTCCTGAGGGAAAGCTGCTATACCTGCAAATACAGCAAGCACGAACGCTACGCCGACATTACCTTGAGCGATTTTTGGGGTTATGACGCCACCGACGGAGGCTTTCCCAATGACGACAAGGGGATTTCCATGTGCATGTGCAACACGGTATCAGGCAAAAATGCTTTCGAGTCGGCCAAATCCTCTCTCATCTGGTGTACGCGTCCACGGAAAATGAGCCTCACCAACGGAGGGTTCTCCCCCAGATTGGCCACTCTGGAAGAAAGACAGGCTTTCCTGGAGGAATACCGCCGCATCGGATTCGACCGGGCTGTGCCAAAATACATGTACCCCGAACCTGTACCTGATGACCTGAGAGTCTTGTATTTCTGGGGCAGGGGGAGCCGTGCCCTGAAACGCTCCAGGAAACTGCTGCGTCTTGTAAGAAAAATACAGCGCTTTTTCCGGGGCTCCAAAAAACAGGCATAG
- a CDS encoding polysaccharide pyruvyl transferase family protein, with protein MAIFPLLQKLYSHLPGFSEKKRKNMNRRLAFHEWTKGFRRFFRRPFVFLFGSPFHSNLGDQAQTECIIAWIRKNLPRHEIFIASYMNTSPRLLKKIRKHIRKNDILLCHSGYHMTDLYDEQSHYLRIAQLFPDHPLTILPQTIHYQDNSHAQATADVLNAHPDCTLLCRDEYSYEVARGLFNKCRLFLYPDIVTSLIGNIKLPEYPRKGVLFCMRNDKEAFHQPEAIEQLRRKLEEFITTEQTDTTVDIPPDEVIADRKRILHSTFDYFSRFQAVVTDRYHGTIFSLIGNTPVVVLNSSDHKLASGVKWFPESFSGHVYFAETLDQVPGYVQHIVDQPPKEPLPPYFSTEYYDHLLEKLHFPHT; from the coding sequence ATGGCCATTTTCCCTCTACTGCAAAAGCTTTATTCCCATCTTCCCGGATTCTCTGAGAAGAAACGAAAAAACATGAACCGCAGGCTGGCATTCCATGAATGGACCAAGGGGTTCCGGCGCTTTTTCAGACGCCCGTTCGTTTTTCTTTTTGGTTCCCCGTTTCATTCCAATTTAGGAGATCAGGCGCAGACGGAATGCATCATTGCCTGGATCAGGAAAAATCTGCCCCGGCACGAAATATTCATTGCTTCCTACATGAATACTTCCCCGAGGCTTCTGAAGAAGATACGCAAGCATATCCGGAAAAATGACATCCTGCTGTGCCACAGCGGCTACCATATGACGGACCTGTACGATGAGCAGAGCCACTATCTCCGCATCGCCCAGCTTTTCCCCGACCATCCCCTGACTATTCTGCCCCAAACTATTCATTATCAGGATAATTCCCATGCACAGGCCACAGCGGACGTTTTGAACGCCCATCCGGACTGCACCCTCCTTTGCCGGGATGAATATTCTTACGAAGTAGCCAGGGGATTATTCAATAAATGCCGCCTTTTTCTTTATCCGGACATCGTAACCTCCCTCATTGGCAATATCAAGCTGCCTGAATATCCGCGGAAGGGCGTCCTCTTCTGCATGAGAAATGACAAGGAAGCCTTTCACCAGCCGGAAGCCATTGAACAACTCCGCCGGAAACTGGAAGAGTTTATTACAACGGAGCAAACGGACACTACCGTGGATATCCCTCCCGACGAAGTCATTGCGGACAGAAAGAGAATACTCCATTCCACCTTTGATTATTTCTCCCGCTTCCAGGCTGTAGTCACGGACCGCTACCACGGGACCATTTTTTCCCTGATCGGCAATACTCCCGTCGTTGTCCTCAATTCCAGCGATCATAAACTCGCCTCCGGCGTCAAATGGTTCCCCGAATCTTTCAGCGGGCACGTCTATTTTGCCGAAACGCTGGACCAGGTACCCGGGTATGTGCAGCATATCGTTGACCAACCGCCCAAGGAGCCTCTTCCGCCTTATTTTTCCACGGAATATTACGACCACCTCCTTGAAAAGCTACATTTCCCCCATACATGA
- the fbaA gene encoding class II fructose-bisphosphate aldolase yields the protein MPIATPEQYITMLETAKKEGYAYPAVNVTTIEVINGALRAFSEAKSDGIIQVSIGGGKFASGTSVGSSAIGAIVLAEATRRLAEEHKVLVGLHTDHCQPEHVDTFLRPLLAESRRRVERGEAPLFNSHMLDASTLPMAENLKLSQELLKECAELGIVLEIEIGVVGGEEDGVDNSGHPADKLYTSPEDMLMTYEALAPLGKFMLAATFGNVHGVYKPGHVKLKPSILRDGQEAVVAKHGEAARMPLVFHGGSGSELSDIREAVSYGVVKMNIDTDTQYAFTRPIVSHMCEHINGVLKIDGEVGNKKDYDPRSYLAKGEKGVAARLQEAADNLMSAGKTLFGKI from the coding sequence ATGCCAATAGCCACACCAGAACAATACATCACCATGCTTGAAACGGCCAAGAAGGAAGGCTACGCCTACCCTGCCGTTAACGTAACCACGATTGAAGTAATCAACGGCGCTCTCCGCGCCTTCTCCGAAGCCAAGAGCGACGGCATCATCCAGGTTTCCATCGGCGGCGGCAAATTCGCTTCCGGCACCTCCGTCGGCAGCTCCGCCATCGGCGCCATTGTTCTGGCGGAAGCCACCCGCCGCCTGGCTGAAGAACACAAGGTGCTCGTGGGCCTGCACACGGACCACTGCCAGCCCGAACATGTAGATACCTTCCTGCGTCCCCTCCTGGCCGAATCCCGACGCCGCGTGGAACGGGGTGAAGCTCCCCTTTTCAATTCCCACATGCTGGATGCCTCCACCCTGCCCATGGCCGAAAACCTCAAGCTTTCCCAGGAACTGCTGAAGGAATGCGCCGAACTGGGCATCGTCCTTGAAATTGAAATCGGCGTCGTGGGCGGTGAAGAAGACGGCGTGGACAACTCCGGCCATCCCGCCGACAAGCTTTACACCTCCCCGGAAGACATGCTGATGACGTATGAAGCCCTGGCTCCCCTCGGCAAATTCATGCTGGCCGCCACCTTCGGCAACGTGCACGGCGTGTACAAGCCCGGCCATGTCAAGCTGAAGCCCAGCATCCTTCGCGACGGCCAGGAAGCCGTGGTCGCCAAGCACGGCGAAGCGGCCCGCATGCCTCTCGTCTTCCACGGCGGTTCCGGTTCCGAGCTTTCCGACATCCGCGAAGCCGTTTCCTACGGCGTGGTCAAGATGAACATTGACACCGATACGCAGTACGCATTTACGCGCCCGATCGTCTCCCACATGTGCGAACACATCAACGGCGTGCTCAAGATTGACGGTGAAGTGGGCAACAAAAAGGATTACGATCCCCGTTCCTACCTCGCCAAGGGTGAAAAGGGAGTCGCCGCCCGCCTCCAGGAAGCCGCAGACAACCTCATGTCCGCCGGCAAGACCCTCTTCGGCAAGATCTAA
- a CDS encoding beta-N-acetylhexosaminidase produces MLLKKLALAAFLLSAPAALSLPSSPVEGNPAIIPLPATLSIEKDKPGFLIDNNLPILKTGNKACLSSFLTGFSNNIHQIKAVPVQNANNAVQILLKKNSSLSPEWYSIKATTQGITISCTSPAGAFYAAQTLKQSLTKDAAGKWAIPCMTITDSPRFTWRGIMIDSGRNPRSIEELKTIIDLLAHYKVNTIHWHLTEDQGWRLEIKKYPKLTSIGATRPESPMPGNRNKGDGKPFTFFYTQKEVKELVDYAKRRHITIVPEIETPGHAAAAITAYPEFGNKDIPGYKPRVATRWGILPFTFSPTEPTFKFIDGILEEVCQLFPDSPYIHIGGDEAPKQQWKNSPQAQEVMKKNGLKNEQELQSYFIHRVEKLVNARGKQIIGWDEIREGGLSKTATLMVWHDPGIAREAIRHGNKVIMTPFESTYLIRQEGPHPEGPEYEMATFSTIPLQKVYNMNPIPKGLTPEQEKNILGVQGSCWSEYMTTLAKWQYMVFPRMFAIAELGWTQPDRKDFTDFKRRLDRHKPFLDALKINYRTDSGEPAQPDAKMIRE; encoded by the coding sequence ATGCTTCTCAAAAAACTTGCTCTTGCCGCCTTCCTCCTGTCTGCGCCTGCGGCCCTTTCCCTTCCTTCCAGCCCCGTAGAGGGTAATCCCGCCATTATTCCCCTTCCAGCAACGCTGTCCATAGAAAAGGACAAACCGGGATTTTTAATCGACAACAACCTGCCCATCCTCAAAACAGGTAATAAAGCGTGCCTGTCCTCCTTTCTGACCGGTTTTTCCAACAACATTCATCAAATCAAGGCGGTGCCCGTGCAGAATGCGAACAATGCCGTGCAGATACTCCTGAAAAAGAATTCATCCCTTTCTCCGGAGTGGTATTCCATTAAAGCCACCACACAGGGAATCACCATCTCATGCACTTCCCCGGCAGGAGCCTTTTATGCGGCGCAAACCCTCAAGCAATCCCTGACGAAAGATGCGGCGGGGAAATGGGCCATTCCCTGCATGACCATCACAGACAGCCCGCGCTTTACATGGCGCGGCATCATGATTGACAGCGGACGCAACCCCCGTTCCATTGAGGAGCTGAAAACCATCATTGACCTGCTCGCGCACTACAAGGTAAACACCATCCACTGGCACCTGACGGAAGACCAGGGCTGGCGGCTGGAAATTAAAAAGTATCCCAAGCTCACCTCCATCGGAGCCACCCGCCCGGAAAGCCCCATGCCCGGCAACCGCAACAAGGGAGACGGCAAACCCTTCACCTTCTTCTACACACAGAAAGAAGTGAAGGAACTGGTGGACTACGCCAAACGCAGGCACATCACCATCGTCCCGGAAATAGAAACGCCCGGCCACGCCGCGGCCGCCATCACGGCCTATCCCGAATTCGGCAATAAGGACATCCCCGGCTACAAGCCCCGGGTGGCGACGCGCTGGGGAATTCTCCCCTTCACGTTCAGCCCTACGGAACCCACCTTCAAATTTATTGACGGCATTCTGGAAGAGGTCTGCCAGCTCTTCCCGGATTCCCCCTACATCCACATAGGTGGAGACGAAGCGCCCAAACAACAGTGGAAAAACTCTCCCCAGGCCCAGGAAGTGATGAAGAAAAACGGCCTGAAAAACGAACAGGAACTCCAGAGCTACTTCATCCACCGCGTGGAAAAGCTGGTCAACGCGCGCGGCAAGCAAATAATCGGCTGGGATGAAATCCGGGAAGGCGGCCTTTCCAAAACGGCCACCCTGATGGTCTGGCACGATCCCGGCATTGCCAGGGAAGCTATCAGGCACGGAAACAAGGTGATTATGACCCCTTTTGAAAGTACGTATCTGATCCGGCAGGAGGGTCCGCATCCGGAAGGTCCCGAGTACGAAATGGCGACTTTCTCCACCATCCCCCTGCAAAAGGTGTATAATATGAACCCCATTCCGAAGGGGCTCACCCCGGAACAGGAAAAAAACATCCTGGGCGTGCAGGGAAGCTGCTGGAGCGAATACATGACCACGCTGGCCAAGTGGCAGTACATGGTGTTTCCGCGCATGTTCGCCATCGCGGAATTGGGCTGGACGCAGCCCGACCGTAAAGATTTTACGGATTTCAAGAGACGCCTGGACAGGCACAAGCCTTTCCTTGATGCCCTGAAGATTAACTACCGGACGGACTCCGGAGAGCCGGCGCAGCCGGATGCCAAAATGATCCGCGAGTAA
- the lysA gene encoding diaminopimelate decarboxylase: MHSFAYKNGLLYCENVNLQELADKEGTPLYVYSKHTILSHFHRLRESLEPLNAEVAYAVKACSNIAILNLMARNGAGFDIVSGGELFRVIKAGGDPSKCTYAGVGKTEKEIRYALEQGIYCFNVESEAEMRAINDIAASMNLTAPVAVRVNPNVEAGTHKYITTGKSENKFGVDFEQIESLYETAARELPHVHLKGLQMHIGSQLTQAKPFMEAVRKVAPLAARLKEKHGIEFFSIGGGIGIVYQNSLESGVQEWWNEDCAQLTLSTYAQAVVPVLEPLGLHIIVEPGRLIVGNAGALITRCLYEKSGKAKTFKIVDAGMNDLIRPALYQGYHEIIPVREHLSESCITADVVGPICESGDFLAQDRKMTDVRQGELLAVLSAGAYGFSMSSNYNSRPMAEEVLVDGSQWNVIRRRQTWEDLIAGEIIPE; this comes from the coding sequence ATGCATTCATTCGCTTACAAAAACGGCTTGCTGTACTGTGAAAACGTCAACCTTCAGGAACTGGCGGACAAGGAGGGGACTCCCCTGTACGTGTACAGCAAGCATACCATTCTGAGCCACTTCCACCGCCTGAGGGAATCCCTGGAGCCGTTGAATGCGGAAGTAGCGTACGCGGTGAAAGCGTGCTCCAACATCGCTATCCTGAACCTCATGGCCCGCAATGGAGCGGGATTCGACATCGTGTCCGGAGGGGAACTCTTCCGTGTTATCAAGGCCGGAGGAGACCCGTCCAAATGCACGTACGCCGGCGTAGGAAAGACGGAAAAGGAAATCCGCTATGCCCTGGAGCAGGGCATTTACTGCTTCAACGTGGAATCCGAGGCGGAAATGCGCGCGATCAACGATATTGCCGCCTCCATGAACCTCACGGCCCCGGTAGCCGTCCGCGTCAACCCCAACGTGGAGGCGGGCACGCACAAGTATATCACGACCGGCAAGTCGGAGAACAAATTCGGGGTGGATTTTGAACAGATCGAATCCCTGTATGAAACGGCCGCCCGAGAATTGCCGCATGTGCACCTGAAGGGGCTGCAAATGCACATCGGTTCCCAGCTCACCCAGGCAAAGCCCTTCATGGAGGCCGTCAGGAAAGTGGCGCCCCTGGCCGCACGGCTCAAGGAAAAGCACGGCATTGAATTTTTCTCCATCGGAGGCGGTATCGGCATTGTTTACCAGAATTCCCTGGAATCAGGCGTTCAGGAATGGTGGAACGAGGATTGCGCCCAGCTTACGCTGAGTACATACGCCCAGGCCGTTGTTCCCGTCCTTGAACCTCTTGGTTTGCATATCATTGTGGAACCTGGGCGTCTGATCGTCGGCAACGCCGGAGCTCTCATCACGCGCTGTCTGTATGAAAAATCAGGCAAGGCGAAAACCTTCAAGATTGTGGACGCAGGAATGAACGACCTCATCCGCCCGGCCCTCTATCAGGGTTACCATGAAATTATTCCGGTCAGGGAACATCTCTCGGAATCCTGCATTACCGCAGACGTCGTGGGACCCATCTGCGAATCCGGGGACTTCCTGGCCCAGGACAGGAAAATGACGGACGTGCGGCAGGGAGAATTGCTGGCTGTTCTTTCCGCGGGAGCCTACGGGTTTTCCATGTCTTCCAATTACAACTCCCGCCCGATGGCGGAAGAGGTGCTGGTGGATGGAAGCCAATGGAACGTCATCCGCCGCCGCCAGACCTGGGAAGACCTCATTGCCGGGGAAATCATCCCCGAATAG
- a CDS encoding AI-2E family transporter has product MTPQKEPGKEGLKILLMLASAIIITAGLQAGKQVLLPIVLSGFLAIVSYPITTFFKNKLRFPHWLAVLFTVIMDFGVLVGLGYLAQYLGQDLAKTINAKYYPLLFEKVHEFRAFLIERDWNNLADQMLQEIPDLLNSQRIVALSTGVMGQLASMLTFTTLILILMTFFLGEAPRFRANINKLGSNSDTGIRKFSKALEGVQKYLVIKTFISALTGLLAFLLCYYMGVDFPLLWGIVAFALNFIPTFGSIIAAIPPTLLALLLISPTAGIIVAGGYLLINTALGNCLEPMLLGRQFGIVTSMVLLSVIFWGWVWGPIGMLLAVPITMLVKLGLESSKDLAWIAQLVDNPPVSRFPLPPRHSGKTNENINKE; this is encoded by the coding sequence ATGACTCCTCAGAAAGAACCCGGAAAAGAAGGCTTGAAAATCCTGCTTATGCTGGCAAGCGCCATCATTATCACGGCCGGGCTTCAGGCAGGCAAGCAGGTGTTGCTCCCCATCGTCCTATCGGGGTTTCTGGCGATCGTCAGTTACCCGATCACCACATTTTTCAAAAACAAGCTCCGTTTTCCACACTGGCTGGCAGTTCTATTTACGGTCATCATGGACTTCGGCGTCCTGGTCGGCCTCGGTTATCTGGCCCAGTATCTGGGGCAGGATCTGGCCAAGACCATCAATGCCAAATATTATCCCCTGCTGTTTGAAAAAGTCCACGAATTCCGCGCCTTCCTGATTGAAAGGGACTGGAACAATCTGGCGGACCAGATGCTGCAGGAAATTCCCGACCTCCTCAACAGCCAGCGCATTGTAGCTCTTTCCACCGGGGTCATGGGGCAACTGGCCTCCATGCTCACCTTCACCACTCTGATCCTGATTCTGATGACCTTTTTCCTGGGGGAAGCCCCCAGATTCCGGGCAAACATCAACAAGCTGGGAAGCAACAGCGACACGGGCATCCGCAAATTCTCCAAAGCGCTTGAAGGTGTCCAGAAATACCTGGTTATCAAGACATTCATCAGCGCCCTCACCGGTCTGCTGGCTTTCCTGCTCTGCTATTACATGGGGGTGGACTTCCCCCTGCTCTGGGGCATCGTGGCTTTCGCGCTCAACTTCATTCCCACGTTCGGCTCCATCATCGCCGCCATTCCCCCCACGCTGCTGGCCCTGCTGCTCATCAGCCCCACGGCGGGCATCATTGTGGCGGGAGGGTACCTGCTCATCAATACGGCCCTGGGCAACTGCCTGGAGCCCATGCTGCTGGGACGCCAGTTCGGGATCGTCACCAGCATGGTCCTTCTTTCCGTCATCTTCTGGGGCTGGGTATGGGGGCCCATCGGCATGCTTCTGGCCGTTCCCATCACCATGTTGGTGAAGCTGGGCCTGGAAAGCTCCAAGGATCTGGCGTGGATCGCCCAGCTCGTTGACAATCCCCCCGTATCCAGATTCCCGCTCCCTCCTCGTCATTCCGGGAAAACAAACGAAAACATCAACAAGGAATAA
- a CDS encoding HAD family hydrolase: protein MIKTAIFDFDGTLADTIPLCLEAFRRAVNDLDGRVLTDKEIERNFGPDDLGVIRKLFPGKPELHEHGRELFIHYYQELHAEMAPAPFPGTVELLHSLRNSGIRLAMVTGKRRESADISLKFFHLDGFFPVLETGSPEGGVKTDRINRALERLGASAREAVYIGDSPSDVDACRAVPVRIIAAGWAPGADVKGLEERCPDWLLTRFEDLEPFFRKHAADVNHQNAAL from the coding sequence ATGATCAAGACTGCCATTTTCGATTTTGACGGCACCCTTGCAGACACGATCCCCCTGTGCCTGGAAGCTTTCCGCCGGGCAGTGAATGATCTGGACGGAAGAGTCCTGACAGATAAGGAAATAGAACGGAATTTCGGCCCGGACGATTTAGGCGTCATCCGGAAGCTGTTTCCCGGCAAACCGGAATTGCACGAACACGGGCGCGAATTGTTTATCCATTATTATCAGGAATTGCATGCGGAAATGGCTCCCGCTCCGTTTCCCGGCACGGTCGAATTGCTCCACAGTCTCCGCAACAGCGGCATTCGTTTGGCGATGGTTACGGGCAAACGCAGGGAAAGCGCGGATATTTCCCTCAAGTTTTTTCATCTGGACGGTTTTTTCCCCGTGCTGGAAACGGGTTCTCCGGAAGGCGGCGTAAAAACGGACCGCATCAACCGGGCTCTGGAACGCCTGGGAGCTTCCGCACGGGAAGCGGTTTACATTGGAGACTCCCCGTCGGACGTGGACGCTTGCCGTGCCGTTCCCGTCCGCATCATTGCCGCGGGATGGGCTCCCGGAGCCGACGTCAAGGGACTGGAAGAACGTTGCCCCGACTGGTTGCTGACGCGGTTTGAAGACCTGGAACCCTTTTTCCGAAAGCACGCCGCGGATGTAAATCATCAAAATGCAGCCCTTTGA
- a CDS encoding APC family permease, with the protein MQGAAPKVYLSLWNVIALGIGSMVGAGIFALMGQATLMAGKNVYWSFLIGGVAALLSGYTYARLGSRYPGSGGIMDYFNKGFSHKTLAGALTLIYLGTLVITVALVAKSFGAYASRLFLPDESVTVFTTGLFSSIAILLLGALNMGGVKAVGKSEVVLVAFKLLILTILMLASFGSSVPVGADVIPVKGLDGLLGSVGLTFFAFAGYGMMANTAGNLQNPARTLPRAIFLAIGVVMVLYLVLSYVVLTNVSASSLDKHAETAVAQAAFPVLGVWGFVAVSVAALIATASAINATMFSMLDISRGLARNGQLNAMFKQPFWGRGTQGFFYLLLGILVLTNAFNLVAIANLAGACFLISYLAVFVAHWRLRKETHGNALLIIAGFVLMLGILAAFFYQMFFSQPYLIPLIVLFVAGCFILEIVIRKKIGSKGA; encoded by the coding sequence ATGCAAGGAGCGGCTCCCAAAGTTTATTTGTCCCTGTGGAACGTCATTGCATTGGGGATAGGCTCCATGGTGGGAGCGGGCATATTCGCCCTGATGGGTCAGGCGACCCTCATGGCGGGCAAAAACGTGTACTGGTCCTTCCTGATTGGCGGAGTGGCCGCCCTGCTTTCCGGTTATACCTATGCCCGCCTCGGATCCCGTTATCCCGGTTCCGGCGGCATTATGGATTATTTCAACAAGGGATTTTCCCACAAAACACTGGCCGGGGCTCTCACACTGATTTATCTGGGCACGCTGGTCATCACGGTGGCCCTGGTGGCCAAATCCTTCGGGGCGTATGCTTCCCGCCTGTTCCTGCCGGATGAATCCGTCACTGTGTTTACTACGGGTCTTTTTTCCAGTATTGCCATTTTGCTGCTCGGAGCGCTGAACATGGGAGGCGTCAAGGCCGTCGGCAAGTCGGAAGTGGTGCTGGTAGCCTTCAAACTGCTGATTCTGACCATCCTGATGCTCGCCAGCTTCGGTTCTTCCGTGCCTGTTGGGGCGGACGTCATTCCCGTCAAGGGCCTGGACGGACTGTTGGGAAGCGTGGGCCTCACCTTCTTTGCCTTTGCCGGATACGGCATGATGGCCAATACGGCCGGCAATCTTCAAAATCCCGCCAGGACGCTTCCCCGCGCCATCTTTCTGGCGATCGGCGTTGTGATGGTTTTGTATCTGGTGCTGTCATACGTGGTTCTGACCAATGTCTCCGCGTCCTCCTTGGACAAGCATGCGGAAACCGCCGTGGCGCAGGCGGCCTTTCCTGTTTTGGGCGTATGGGGATTCGTGGCCGTATCCGTGGCAGCCCTGATTGCGACGGCATCTGCAATCAACGCCACAATGTTCAGCATGCTGGACATTTCCCGGGGACTGGCCCGCAACGGGCAGTTGAACGCCATGTTCAAACAGCCTTTCTGGGGGAGGGGAACGCAGGGCTTCTTCTATCTGCTGCTGGGTATTCTGGTGCTGACCAACGCGTTTAATCTTGTCGCCATCGCCAACCTTGCGGGGGCCTGTTTCCTGATCAGTTATCTGGCCGTATTCGTGGCCCACTGGCGGCTGCGGAAAGAGACGCACGGAAACGCCCTGCTGATCATTGCCGGATTTGTCCTGATGTTGGGCATTCTGGCGGCATTCTTCTACCAGATGTTTTTCAGCCAGCCTTACCTCATTCCGCTGATCGTGCTGTTTGTGGCCGGCTGCTTTATACTGGAAATCGTAATCCGGAAAAAGATTGGGTCCAAGGGCGCCTGA
- a CDS encoding RHS repeat-associated core domain-containing protein: MAQANKLRFSCEYADDELGLVYYNYRHLNPLDGRWISRDPIAENGGENLYGILGNSVNIGSDYLGLLTMIIHGTFAKDERWWQPAGDFAEAVNWVVGDVWQFTTRNKPKCAPFKWTGENISSQRIEGGIQLASFLCQISLHYPNEKIRLVGHSHGGNVILFALATLARICNCSAPLIDAVVLIVPPQVIASYGNMDVPVYSTEDGIGMIKNKNLLQIFSDEDEVQTTLASCLVAGEVSVPPQIDGKPFTKLHVRRMISGYPIQPIKTDGGWLDVHGILHNRQMGRYVGYRLIRQDHQTAMKNSQLTLPLEDE; the protein is encoded by the coding sequence ATGGCTCAGGCCAATAAACTCCGCTTCTCCTGCGAATATGCAGACGATGAACTGGGACTTGTCTATTACAATTACCGTCATCTCAATCCCCTGGACGGCAGGTGGATCAGCCGTGATCCCATTGCTGAAAACGGAGGGGAAAATTTATATGGCATCCTTGGAAATTCCGTCAATATCGGCAGTGATTATCTGGGACTTCTTACCATGATTATCCATGGAACATTTGCCAAAGATGAACGGTGGTGGCAACCGGCAGGAGACTTTGCTGAAGCCGTGAATTGGGTTGTAGGAGATGTTTGGCAATTTACAACCCGGAACAAACCCAAATGTGCTCCTTTTAAATGGACCGGAGAGAATATAAGTTCTCAAAGAATTGAGGGAGGAATTCAATTGGCATCTTTTCTCTGTCAAATCTCATTGCATTATCCAAATGAAAAAATACGCCTTGTAGGACACAGCCATGGAGGCAATGTGATTCTGTTTGCTCTCGCCACTTTGGCACGAATTTGTAATTGTTCCGCACCTCTTATTGACGCAGTTGTTTTAATTGTTCCGCCTCAAGTCATAGCTAGTTATGGAAATATGGATGTTCCTGTTTATAGCACAGAAGATGGGATAGGAATGATTAAAAATAAAAATCTCCTTCAAATATTTTCTGACGAAGACGAAGTACAGACTACCTTGGCGTCATGCTTGGTGGCAGGAGAAGTATCAGTCCCTCCCCAAATCGATGGAAAACCATTCACCAAACTTCATGTGAGAAGAATGATTTCGGGATATCCTATTCAACCTATTAAAACTGATGGTGGATGGTTAGATGTGCATGGTATCCTCCATAACAGACAGATGGGAAGATATGTAGGGTATCGCCTTATAAGACAAGATCATCAGACAGCCATGAAAAACTCTCAACTCACTCTGCCCCTTGAGGATGAATAA